The region GATCATCAATCGAGACAAGCTGGGCGGCATCACTCCCAAGCTCAAACACAGCTATCGGATCCAGCTCAATCCACGGCAGAACGAGCTGATTTTTTGGATCACTACCATCGCCATGCCGGGGCTTGTTTTAGGCCTTGGCATGATGGTCTGGGCTTCCCGCCGCGCCGCCTGACACCACCACCATGCACCCGCGTACCACGGCTTTTTTGCTGCTACTTGTTGTCGCCCTCGGCGCAGTCATCCTTGGGGTTGAGCGCTACTTGCCATCCACGCGGGAATTGCGTGAGATGAAAAAAGGCCCTGCGAAATTCAATAAAGGGGAAGTCACCCAGTTTGAGATTGATTCCAGCGGTGGCGATGGCGTTTCTCTGGCACGTGAAAAAGGCATCTGGTGGGTGCGGCGCCCCTTCAATGACCATGCAGATCCCGACAAAGTCACCAAGCTGCTGGATGAACTTCTCGCCATCGGTTGGATCGAGCGTGTACACCGTTCTGAATTCGATGAAGCTGGCTGGGCCAAAACGGCTCTTGAGCAGCCCCGACACAAATTGCGTCTCATGGCCGGCAGCGAGCTAGTCTTAGAGCTTTGGCTGGGGGCTGCGGCCCCGATCGAAGGCAGCCATTACATCGCCCTGCAAAAGGCCCAGGATAGCACCGAAGTCACTTATTACGTGGCTAAAACCACCCTGCCAGATCTCCTGAAACCTGCCCCCAAAGATTGGCGGGATAGCAAATTGGTCAGACTTTCCGCCGAACACGTCATCGGCATCAAATTGGTCCAAGAAGGTGGTCAGATTGAGTTAGCACGCGTCCAAGACGGTGGCAGTTGGGTTTTGACGAAACCGCTTAGCACTCGCGGTAGCAAAGAGAAGATTGGCGAACTGCTTTCCACCTTGCTAAACCTCGAGATCAAGGATGCCGTCGAGGTTGCCAGTAGCTCCGCTGCCTCCATTGACGCTGGAAAGAGTCCCTCAGATACGCAGGCACAACCACTGAAAATCACCCTTACGGCCAAGCAGGGCGAGACAATGATTGAGACCGAAATCAATCTAACTAAACCTGTCGGAGATGCGCTGGAAACGAAGGCCACTGTGAATTATCGCCGTCCTGTCTTCACCGTCTTATCGAAATCCTTGAAGGAACTCTGGGCTCAGCCCAACGACCTCCGGGATCGAATGCTCGCGCGGGTAAATTCGGAAGCCGTGAGTTCTGTACGCATTGAGTCACTGGCCTTCCCTCCGGTCATCTTGGAAAAACAATCGGAGTCCTGGTTCCTCCGCCGTCATGGTAAACTGGAGCCTGCGAATGGCGATCGTGTCGCGCGGCTATTTGAGTCATTGAATACTCACCCCATTCGCAATTACGCCTCGGATTCGGCGGCCAATCTAGCGGGTTACGGCTTAGATAAACCTTTCCTCACGCTAATCTTTGGTGCAGCAGATGGTCGCACCTCGAAGATGTTTTTTGGGGCGAATGCCGAGCGGACGGAATTCTTCGCCAAATACGAAGCTGAGCCGAGTGTGTATCAGATCGATGCCTCATTGCTACCCAGCATTCCCCAAGACGGCATCAAGTGGAAAGGCTTAGGGGCGCTGCGTTTCACCCAATTTGCCTTGCGCAGGATCAGCCTCGGCCTTGGCACCCAACCACCCGTGGAGCTTTCCTATGATCCCACCACCGCTCAGTGGACGGGTGTACGTGCAGGTCGTGACATCACCGCTATGATTGATCGAGTAAAGGCCGACCGCCTTGCTGGCTCTCTGGCTAAATTCAATGTCCAGGACTGGTCCGCAGATGCCACGAATGCCATTCAGGCTCTGAAAACACCTGCTCTCCGCGTGGTAGTCACCCTGGGGGAACCGGGAGTTAATACAGGTCCCACACGTGACATAGAGCTTAATTTCTCGCCGACCCAGCCGGATATGGATACTGCTCTGTACTTTGGCCAGGTCGGCACTGGCCCAGATGTTTTTTACGTCACCCGTGCTTCCCTGCTCGAGCTTTTAGCCCCGGTCTTTAAGTCGGAGTAAAAGGCAGACTAAACGGACTTGGCTTGCATCCGCAGTTGCACGCGGGCGCGTTGGTTCTACTTTCACGGCCCATTTTCATCAGCCTCCTTCAGGCTAAACCAACCTCATGAGCACCCACGTCAAACTCTACATCCCTGGTCCCGTCGAAGTCAGCCCTGCCACCTTCGCAGCCATGTCCCAGCCTATGATGGGCCACCGTGGCAAAGGATTCCAGGACCTGTATGCTGAGATCCAGCCCATGCTGCAGACTCTCTTCGGCACGAAACAGCAGGTGTTTCTCAGCACCTCTTCGGCCTGGGGCGTGATGGAAGGTTCAATTCGCAATCTGGTGAAGAAAAAGGTGCTGAATTGCTGCAATGGCGCTTTTTCTGACAAGTGGCTGGATGTTTCGAAGCGCTGTGGCAAACAGGCCGAGGCTTACCAGGTCGAGTGGGGCCAGCCCATCCTGCCAGAGGAGATTGATAAGCGCCTCGCCACAGGTGAGTTCGATGCCATCACCTTCATTCACAATGAGACCTCCACCGGCGTGCTCAGCCCGCTGACGGAGATCGCTGCATTGAAGAAAAAATATCCAGACGTGATGTTCATCACAGATTCTGTTTCTGGTTTTACCACCCTACCGGTGAACTTTGATGAACTGGGCATTGATGTCCTTTTGACGGGCAGCCAGAAAGCTTTCGCCCTGCCTCCCGGCTTGGCCCTTTTCGCCGCCTCAGAGGCTGCTATGGCACGCGCTGCTACCGTGGAAGATCGCGGCTATTATTTCGACTTCATCGAGTTCAAAGCCAATGGCGAGAAGAGCATGACGCCGAGCACGCCTTGCATCAGCCTCATCTACGGTCTGCGTCATCAGTTGCAGACCATGTTCGCTGAGGGTCTCGAAAACCGCTACGCACGTCATGCTCGCCTCAATGGTCTGGTGCACGACTGGGTCCGCCGCAATGGCTTCGAATTCTTTGCTCCTGAAGGCTATCGCTCGAAGTCCCTGACTTGCGTGGCTAACAACAAGGAGATTGATGTCGCGGCCTTCATCGGCCTGCTGAAAAAGAATCATAGCCTCATCATTGATGGTGGTTACGGCAAGCTGAAGGGCAAGACCTTCCGCATCTCCAACATGGGGGATGAAACCGATGAAAGCATCGGTGCCGTCATCGCGGCTCTGGATGACAGCCTTGCTAAACTGTAGCTTGTTTAAATGTCGGCTGGCGCGGGTTTGAAAAAATCCCCGCCAGCTTTTTTTAAGCTCATTTTTCCATGTCATTTAAGCCTCCAGGTCAATGCCCAGCCTGTGGCGAATGGGTGCCACGAGGTGCGATGGCTTGTGATGATTGTGGCGCTTGCGCTAAGTCGGGTTGGAAGGGCAACTCCCAGATTTATGATGGGCTGGACCTTCCTGACGAAGACTTCGATTACGATGAATTTGTGGAACGCGAATTCGGTTCTTCCAAGCCGGGGCGTGGCATTTCTCGGGATCTTTTTTGGCGTTGGGTGGCTGCCATTGTGCTAGCCGTGATGGTGCTGGGTTATCTGTGGGCTGCTTTTTAATCGGGCCATTAATCTTCTACAAGGCGGGGGGAGATCTTCCTTTCCCCTCAGTTGTGCTCTTGAGAAGATGATTGTAAATGATAGCCAGCATCGCATGTCACTCGATCTCACCTCCATTGCCCTTATTGCCGGGAACGGCATTTACCCAGAGACTTTTGTCAAAGCCGCGCGCCGTGCGGGGGTGCAGCGCTTGGTGGTGGCGGCCTTTGTCAATGAGACAAAACCAGAGCTCGCTGCCATGGTGGACGCCATCGAATGGTTCCGCGTGGGTCAGCTTAGCAAAATGATCTCCTTTTTTGTTAGGCAAGGCATCAAGCAAACGGTGATGGTGGGGCAGATCGCACCCAAAAATCTTTTCGACCTACGGCCCGACTTGCGGTTGCTCATGATGCTAGCGCGGCTGAAGCAGCGGAATGCCGAGACCTTGTTCGGTGCCATTAGCGATGAGATGGCCAAAGATGGCATCACGCTCCTACCTGCCACCACTTTTCTCGAAGACCTCATGCCGGCGCGTGGTCATGTCGCAGGTCCCACCATCAAAAAACGTCGTTGGGAGGATGCGGACTACGGTTTCCACATCGCCAAAGAAAGCAGCCGTCTGGACATCGGTCAGACGGTCGTGGTGAAAAATGGGACCGTTTTGGCTGTGGAGGCCTTTGAAGGAACCAATGAAGCGGTCAAGCGTGGCGGGGCCATGGGAAAAGGCGGCGCAACGATGGTCAAGGTTTCTAAACCCAACCAGGACATGCGTTTTGATGTCCCTGTGATCGGCCCAGACACCATTCGCACGGCTGCGGAGGCAGGGGTGGATTTGATTGCGGTAGAGGCTGGAAAAACTTTATTGTTAAGCCTGGAAGAACTGCGCCAAGAATGTCACCAGAGAAAGGTCGCAGTTATCGCTTTGTGATCTTACCGAGGGCTTTACTGGGCATAATTTTCTAAAAAGAGTGGTAAAGTCTTGATTTATCAGGGCAAAACCGGAAAAAATGAGCGCTTCCCGCTGTGGCGGGTCAAAAACCGAGTTCTTCTTAACCAACCCCATATGTTACTCACAGCCCTCAAAGTTAAATTGGCCGCCATGGTCGCAGTTGCCGGTCTGAATACCGACGAAATGGACAAGCCAAGCGAGGCGTTCCAGGCCATCCTTAAGCAGCTCGAAGCTGACCAGAAAGCCGCCGCTGAGAAGCCGGGTGCTGGTCCAGACGTCAATGCCTCTTTCAACAACGCTCTCGCCAAGGTCAATGAACTGGCCAAAAACGGCGACAAAGATGCTCTGTATGCCTTGGGGCATTGGGGCGTGCTGAGCAACAGCAACGTGAACGAGATCATTGAGCTTTATCGCAAAGCCGCCGCCCAGGGCCAGGTCCTGGCCAAGGCTGAACTCGCCCAGGTGCTTCTGCAGGCCGCTCCTCAGGATCCTGAGCGCGTCGCGGAAGCCGTGAAGCTGATTCAGGAAGCTGAAGCTGCCAATAACAAAGTCGCACGTCGCCTTCTGGCGAATCTTCACATCGCCGGCATCGGTGGTGTGGAAAAAAGCGTGGATAAGGCCAAGGCTCTCCTCGAAAAAGGCAGTGCTGAAGGCGATGGCGAATCCACCCTCGGTCTTAGCCAACTATACGCAGCCGGCATTCCCGGATTGCCTAAAGACGAAGCCAAGTCCCTCGAATATCTCATCAAAGCCACTGAGCAGAAAAACGCTGTGGCCATGAGCACCTACGCTGCACGCCTTTTTGATGGCGATCCAGTCGTGGAAGGCAGCAAGCAATTGGTCAAAAAAGACCCTGAAGCAGCCATGAAGATGTTTGAAGATGCGGCTGCTACCGGCTTTGCCGCAGCGAACCGCCTCCTCGGTGCCATTTATGAAAGTGGTCTGGGTGGCAAAACCCGCGATCTGAAGAAGGCCGTCGAATATTTCACCAAAGCTGCAAACGCTAACGACGCCCAGGCTCTTTTCCGCCTCGGCAATTACTTCGAAGCAGGTCTCACTGAAGGCGAAGGCGAGAAGGCCGTCTCCGTGGTGCAGCAGAATGCCAAGAGCGCTCTGGATCTGTATCGCTTGGCTGCCCAGAACGGTCTTTCTGAAGCCTTCTTCAATGTGGGTGTCTATTATGAAACCGGCACCGTGGTGGACAAAGATCCTGAAAAGGCCTTCACCTTCCAGCTTCGTGCAGCCAATTCCGGCCTGCCTCAGGCTCAGCATCGCCTGGCCACTTATTACCAGAACGGCACGGGCGTCGCTCAAGACCTCGTCGCTGCCATGGGCTGGTATCAGCGTGCAGCGGGTGCTAACTTTGTGCTCAGCCAGATCGCTCTAGGCCAGATGTACGAAATCGGTGCGGGCACTCGCCCAGACCCGATCTCCGCATCTCAAATGTACCTCAATGCGGCTGAACAGGGAGCTCCTCTGGCCATGCTCCGCCTCGCTAGCCTGAATGAGCGTGGTTTGCTGGATAAGGATAACAAGCCAAACCTCCCCCAGGCCTTGGCTTACGCCAAGCTGGCTATGGACGCCTCTAACAAGGCTGAGCTTGCCGTCAAATATCATGACGAACTGAAGGCTAAGATGACCGCTGCCCAGATCTCTGAGGCCACGAAAATCTATGATGGTAAGAAAAAGCCAGCCGCAACTCCAGCCACCCCGGCTAAGCCTACAGGTTCCGGCAAAAAGTAATTCAAAAAAAGAGCAAAATCAACTTGCCAACATTAGCGCCAACGCTAAGCTCCGGCTCCCCAAACCAGGGGAGCCGGTTTTCTTTTCCGGGGCATTAGCTCAGTTGGTAGAGCGCCTGCATGGCATGCAGGAGGTCAGCGGTTCGAACCCGCTATGCTCCACCAAAAGGTGGTACATTAATAAATCGCCTTTTACTTCACGGCCCGTGCATTGCATCACCCCTCTTTATTTGCATTGTGCAGCTTCGTGGCCGATAGAGCCAGTCTGACTCCCCAACTAAAATAATTGTGAGCGAACCGAGACATTCCGAGCCCAAGAAAAAAGCATCCTTGCTGAGCCGCCTGAAGTCAGGCATCAAAAAAGCCATAGGACTGGGCGATAAAAAGCAAAAAACTCAGCCGACTGAAAAGGCGGAGCCCCATCGCATCGCCAAGATGTTTCCTCATGAGCCTCATGCACCTGAGGCCAAATCCGGCGAACGCCGCCGCGAACGTGAAGGCCCCCGCCGTGACCGTGGCCCACGCCCCGAGCGCAGTGGTGAAGACCGCGGTCCCCGCCCGCCTCGTTCTCCCCGTGCCGAAGGCCAGGGAGATCGCCCTCCACGCGCAGATCGTCCTGAAGGTAATCGTCCACCTCGTCGTGAACGGTCCGAAAGAGGTGACCGCCCAGAGCGCGGTGGCGAGCGCCCCCGCCGTGGTGAACGGCCCGCCCGTGAGCGTGATGCTGGCGATGCCAAGCCACGCGAAAACTTTGCAGCACTCCCACCTCCGCCTGCGCCTCCCGTGCCGGAAGGTCCATACCCAGAAGCGTTTCAAGTTCTTGGCCTCAGTGATGCCGTTCTGGCAGCCATTCGTGAGACTGGATACGAAAAGCCTACTCAGATCCAGGAACGTGCAATTCCCGTCGTGCTGGAAGGCAAAGATGTGGTCGGTGCTTCCCAGACCGGAACAGGTAAAACCGCAGCTTTTTCTCTACCTACCCTGAGCCGTCTCGGTGCTCCTGGCGGCTTCCGCTGCCTCGTGCTGGAGCCGACTCGTGAGCTTGCTGCCCAGGTGGTGGAGCAGTTTGAAAAATACGGCAAACATACCGGGCTGCGTGTACTTTTGGTGCATGGCGGAGTGGGTTATGAGAAGCAGCGTAAGGGCTTGCAGCAGGGCGTGGATGTGGTCGTGGCTACTCCAGGACGTTTGTTGGACTTCATGCAGGATGGTACGGCAAATCTGGACAATCTGGAAGTCTTGATCCTCGATGAAGTGGACCGCATGCTGGACATGGGTTTCCTGCCAGACGTCCGTCGAATCGTCGAGCGCACGCCGAAGTCACGTCAGACACTGTTTTTCTCGGCCACCATGCCGCCCCAGATTCAGACGCTGGCAGAGTTTGCTCTGAAGGACCCCGTAAGCATTGAGATCGGCATTCGTTTTTCCCCTGCGGAAACCGTCAGCCACTACATGTATCCCGTGGCGAGCGATCAGCGTCAGGAACTCCTTCTGGCCATTCTCAAGCAGACTCACATTGACAGCCTTATGATCTTCACCCGCACGAAAGCGCAGGCAGATCAGATCTATGCAGCGGTGAAAGAGCAGGGCACCTACAAGGTGGCCGTCATGCACTCCGACATTCGCCAGAGCGAGCGTGAACGCGCCCTCAAAGGCTTCCGTGAAGGCGAGTTCGAGGTCATCGTGGCCACGGATCTCGCGGCGCGTGGTCTGGATGTCAGCGGCGTCACCCATGTCATCAACTACATGGTACCAGAGAACTCCGAAGACTACGTGCATCGCATTGGTCGCACGGGTCGTGCCCAAAAGGAGGGTGATGCCTACACCATGTTCAGCGCCGAGGAGTTGCCCTATGTGGCTAGCATTGAGCGCCTCATCAGCCAGAAGATTGAGCGCAAGAAATTGGAAGGCTTCAGCTACAAATACACCACCGTTCTGGATGAAGAGGACAAGGCTCGCGCCATCCTTCATGGCCGTGGCAAGAAGAAGCGGCGGTAGTCTGCTTTCTTTCCAGGCGCGGCTCTTCCATTGAAGACCGCGCTTGCATCAACGGTGGCTGGTGCGAATGCCTCCCGCCGATGTTCGCTCATCTGACACGATTTCGAGAATCCGCCACG is a window of Prosthecobacter dejongeii DNA encoding:
- a CDS encoding DUF4340 domain-containing protein, coding for MHPRTTAFLLLLVVALGAVILGVERYLPSTRELREMKKGPAKFNKGEVTQFEIDSSGGDGVSLAREKGIWWVRRPFNDHADPDKVTKLLDELLAIGWIERVHRSEFDEAGWAKTALEQPRHKLRLMAGSELVLELWLGAAAPIEGSHYIALQKAQDSTEVTYYVAKTTLPDLLKPAPKDWRDSKLVRLSAEHVIGIKLVQEGGQIELARVQDGGSWVLTKPLSTRGSKEKIGELLSTLLNLEIKDAVEVASSSAASIDAGKSPSDTQAQPLKITLTAKQGETMIETEINLTKPVGDALETKATVNYRRPVFTVLSKSLKELWAQPNDLRDRMLARVNSEAVSSVRIESLAFPPVILEKQSESWFLRRHGKLEPANGDRVARLFESLNTHPIRNYASDSAANLAGYGLDKPFLTLIFGAADGRTSKMFFGANAERTEFFAKYEAEPSVYQIDASLLPSIPQDGIKWKGLGALRFTQFALRRISLGLGTQPPVELSYDPTTAQWTGVRAGRDITAMIDRVKADRLAGSLAKFNVQDWSADATNAIQALKTPALRVVVTLGEPGVNTGPTRDIELNFSPTQPDMDTALYFGQVGTGPDVFYVTRASLLELLAPVFKSE
- a CDS encoding pyridoxal-phosphate-dependent aminotransferase family protein yields the protein MSTHVKLYIPGPVEVSPATFAAMSQPMMGHRGKGFQDLYAEIQPMLQTLFGTKQQVFLSTSSAWGVMEGSIRNLVKKKVLNCCNGAFSDKWLDVSKRCGKQAEAYQVEWGQPILPEEIDKRLATGEFDAITFIHNETSTGVLSPLTEIAALKKKYPDVMFITDSVSGFTTLPVNFDELGIDVLLTGSQKAFALPPGLALFAASEAAMARAATVEDRGYYFDFIEFKANGEKSMTPSTPCISLIYGLRHQLQTMFAEGLENRYARHARLNGLVHDWVRRNGFEFFAPEGYRSKSLTCVANNKEIDVAAFIGLLKKNHSLIIDGGYGKLKGKTFRISNMGDETDESIGAVIAALDDSLAKL
- a CDS encoding LpxI family protein, producing MSLDLTSIALIAGNGIYPETFVKAARRAGVQRLVVAAFVNETKPELAAMVDAIEWFRVGQLSKMISFFVRQGIKQTVMVGQIAPKNLFDLRPDLRLLMMLARLKQRNAETLFGAISDEMAKDGITLLPATTFLEDLMPARGHVAGPTIKKRRWEDADYGFHIAKESSRLDIGQTVVVKNGTVLAVEAFEGTNEAVKRGGAMGKGGATMVKVSKPNQDMRFDVPVIGPDTIRTAAEAGVDLIAVEAGKTLLLSLEELRQECHQRKVAVIAL
- a CDS encoding tetratricopeptide repeat protein, whose translation is MVAVAGLNTDEMDKPSEAFQAILKQLEADQKAAAEKPGAGPDVNASFNNALAKVNELAKNGDKDALYALGHWGVLSNSNVNEIIELYRKAAAQGQVLAKAELAQVLLQAAPQDPERVAEAVKLIQEAEAANNKVARRLLANLHIAGIGGVEKSVDKAKALLEKGSAEGDGESTLGLSQLYAAGIPGLPKDEAKSLEYLIKATEQKNAVAMSTYAARLFDGDPVVEGSKQLVKKDPEAAMKMFEDAAATGFAAANRLLGAIYESGLGGKTRDLKKAVEYFTKAANANDAQALFRLGNYFEAGLTEGEGEKAVSVVQQNAKSALDLYRLAAQNGLSEAFFNVGVYYETGTVVDKDPEKAFTFQLRAANSGLPQAQHRLATYYQNGTGVAQDLVAAMGWYQRAAGANFVLSQIALGQMYEIGAGTRPDPISASQMYLNAAEQGAPLAMLRLASLNERGLLDKDNKPNLPQALAYAKLAMDASNKAELAVKYHDELKAKMTAAQISEATKIYDGKKKPAATPATPAKPTGSGKK
- a CDS encoding DEAD/DEAH box helicase, whose protein sequence is MSEPRHSEPKKKASLLSRLKSGIKKAIGLGDKKQKTQPTEKAEPHRIAKMFPHEPHAPEAKSGERRREREGPRRDRGPRPERSGEDRGPRPPRSPRAEGQGDRPPRADRPEGNRPPRRERSERGDRPERGGERPRRGERPARERDAGDAKPRENFAALPPPPAPPVPEGPYPEAFQVLGLSDAVLAAIRETGYEKPTQIQERAIPVVLEGKDVVGASQTGTGKTAAFSLPTLSRLGAPGGFRCLVLEPTRELAAQVVEQFEKYGKHTGLRVLLVHGGVGYEKQRKGLQQGVDVVVATPGRLLDFMQDGTANLDNLEVLILDEVDRMLDMGFLPDVRRIVERTPKSRQTLFFSATMPPQIQTLAEFALKDPVSIEIGIRFSPAETVSHYMYPVASDQRQELLLAILKQTHIDSLMIFTRTKAQADQIYAAVKEQGTYKVAVMHSDIRQSERERALKGFREGEFEVIVATDLAARGLDVSGVTHVINYMVPENSEDYVHRIGRTGRAQKEGDAYTMFSAEELPYVASIERLISQKIERKKLEGFSYKYTTVLDEEDKARAILHGRGKKKRR